The genomic segment TGACTGTTCAACTTTTGACCTCGAGGGGCTAGCCACTGCAACTAGACAGGTGAGACACTTAAGAGTGAAACGTACGAATGTGGCTCACCGCCTGCCCCGCGGAAAGCGAGCACCTGGAACGGAAATCAACCACTTCCAAGAGCAACAAAGATTGCGAAAACAGCAAAAGAAAAGAACCTGAAAAAAATCAGGTTCTTCACTCAGTCGTTTCGATGCGGTTTTCTTCGAGGACGGTATACATGTTATCCGCGTCCTCTTTTTTTGTTGTATCTTTAAGCTCGTTGATTTTAACCTTAACAAGCTTTTGGCCAAAACGTATCGCAAGCTCGTCCCCTACTTTTACATCAGAGGAAGCCTTCGCCTGCAATCCATTGATGGAGATACGCCCTTGATCTGAAATCTCTTTCGCCACGGTTCTCCGTTTGATCAGGCGTGAGACTTTCAGAAACTTATCTAGGCGCATGCTTACTTAACAGCTTCTTTCAGCTTGTTTCCTGCTTTAAATGCCGGAACAGTTGCTGCTGGAATTTGAATTTCTTTACCTGTTTGAGGGTTGCGGCCAGTACGGCTAGAACGCTCACGAGTTTCGAAAGTTCCGAATCCAACAAATTGTACTTTGTCTCCGTCTTTTAGAGCAGAAGTGATTTCATCGATTACGCCATTAACGACTGTTTCTACGTCTTTCTTAGTAAGTCCTGACTTTTCTGAGATATTTGTTACCAATTCATTTTTGTTCATTTTAATTACCTCCTAAAGTTTCTATCAAAGATTTCGCTAGAAACCCCCTATAATTAAGGGTTTCATGTTATTTCTCGAGAAAATATTCTCTATTTTTCACTATAATCCTTCTTTGTTGAAAAAAAAATTATTTTGCCTCGTTCCAAAGACGGTCCATTTCTTCTAAAGTGACGTCGTCAAACGAAAGACTTTGCTTCTTCAGTTGCTGCTCGATGTAGTTAAAACGCTTCTTAAATTTACGGTTTGTTTCATTTAGAGCTTCTTCAGGATCAATCTTGTAAAAACGGGCTAGATTCACGACAGAGAACAACAGATCACCTAATTCTTTTTGCTGTTCATCGCCATCAGCTTCTTGAAACTCTTTTAATTCTTCTAAGATCTTATCGACTACCGGTTCAACTTCTTTCCAATCAAAGCCAACTTTCGCTGCCTTTTTTTGATAAAGAAACGCTTTTTGAATAGCCGGAATTCCCTTTGGTACACCGTCTAATAATGAATCACGATGTTGTTTCCCTGTTTCTTGTGATTTTATTGCATCCCAATTAGCCACAACTTCATCTGCGTCATCTAGAGAAACATCACTAAAAACATGAGGATGACGACGAATCATCTTTTCAGTTAACGTTTCAATTACGTCTTCTAAAACAAAGAAGCCTTCATCTTCCCCAATTTGTGCGTGAAGAAGAACTTGAAGCATTACATCGCCTAATTCTTCCGCTAGGGCATCATCGTCTTCTTCATCAATGGCGTCTAACACTTCATAAGCTTCCTCGATCAAATACTTCTTTAACGTCACATGCGTTTGCTTCTGATCCCAAGGACAGCCTCCAGGACCGCGCAATCGAGCAATAACGTTTTTTAAGAAAGCAAAGTCTCTGTATAGCATCTCCTCTTCTTTTACGGGAGGAACATACACAGCGGTTAAGTTATTCAATGTTACAGACTGATCTAGCTCGTATAGTGGTACTACTTTAATAGATTCCTCAGCACTTCCTGCTGCTGTAACGATCGTTACTTCATAATCATCAGGATACTTATCCATCAATGTCAGCTTTACTTCTGAAGCGATAAAGTTGTCGTACACCTGCACGATAACAAGATGATGTCTGATCTGAACCTCATCTTTTTTCAAAGAAGTTCCATCAAGTATCTGGCAACCTTCAATCGGATCAATCTTTAGTGCCGTATACATTTCATCAAGAAAACTCTTTCCGCCTGCTACTG from the Fictibacillus halophilus genome contains:
- the mazG gene encoding nucleoside triphosphate pyrophosphohydrolase; amino-acid sequence: MTKKITIIGLGAGDLDQMTLGIYRMLESAEKVYVRTIHHPAIEELMKQGKDFVAFDEIYEKHDQFEPVYEEIAETLFKQAEVEGHVLYAVPGHPLVAEQAVQILLHKSENKGIEVSVAGGKSFLDEMYTALKIDPIEGCQILDGTSLKKDEVQIRHHLVIVQVYDNFIASEVKLTLMDKYPDDYEVTIVTAAGSAEESIKVVPLYELDQSVTLNNLTAVYVPPVKEEEMLYRDFAFLKNVIARLRGPGGCPWDQKQTHVTLKKYLIEEAYEVLDAIDEEDDDALAEELGDVMLQVLLHAQIGEDEGFFVLEDVIETLTEKMIRRHPHVFSDVSLDDADEVVANWDAIKSQETGKQHRDSLLDGVPKGIPAIQKAFLYQKKAAKVGFDWKEVEPVVDKILEELKEFQEADGDEQQKELGDLLFSVVNLARFYKIDPEEALNETNRKFKKRFNYIEQQLKKQSLSFDDVTLEEMDRLWNEAK
- a CDS encoding HU family DNA-binding protein, producing the protein MNKNELVTNISEKSGLTKKDVETVVNGVIDEITSALKDGDKVQFVGFGTFETRERSSRTGRNPQTGKEIQIPAATVPAFKAGNKLKEAVK
- a CDS encoding RNA-binding S4 domain-containing protein; this translates as MRLDKFLKVSRLIKRRTVAKEISDQGRISINGLQAKASSDVKVGDELAIRFGQKLVKVKINELKDTTKKEDADNMYTVLEENRIETTE